The nucleotide window TTTGTAGGCACATTTTCTCCGTCCTTTTTGTTACTGAAcaacttaaaatttaacttttcgAATAAGGAATTCTTCATCCTAATGCACACAGTCTGGTAAAGTTGATTCTAACCacagttttattgaaatgtgcAATAAGGACTACCAAGAATTTTCTTGAAGGGAAAGAAGCTTCAGATCTATcctttttattgaaaaagaattacAGTCTTATTGAAAATTGCAAATACAATATACAGACACCACAAATATTCTTTATTCATTACCTGTAacgaattataaaataattaagaacatacaataatacatcattttttataataataataataataccatAACGACAACAAATTCCTGATGCAGCTTCTACGAAGGAGGAGGTGCCAGGTTCCCAGTCAGGTACTTCCCAACGGTTTCTGCAAGTGTTTCCACCAGATTGGTGTTTACCAGAGAAGTAAGATTTGCTAACTTATGGTCAATCTTATACTTTATCGTTGATCTTATTATACTTGACGTagaattattttcaataattttgtatGTAGTTATATAACTCTCGAACCCCATTGCTATAAATCCTCCTTTAAGGGATTTTGTTTGCTTCACGCGTTTCTTATTCTCAACCTTTGTAATCTCTTCCTCCATATAACCAACTCCAGGAGTTCCTAAAACAAAGGCCGAACgggaatatttaatttttactagctcaaattaaatttttgataaattatattaaagtaattaccTGCTGGTAGTGTAACGTTCAGAATTGTGCCAGCATGTCCGTCACCTTCAAGGACTTTAACTCTTCCAAGCACATCTggcaaatatgtatttataattgtaaGGACCTGAAGGGTGCCATAGATTTCCCACACCGAAGCAGCCGATGCAGCCACCAAAGTATTCGCCGCAACAAGGCCGTGCATTTTGATGTTATGAATTTGGTTTCTTGATGATGGGATGGTTCATTTGTTGTGCTACTGCTTGGTATTTATACTGCTTTATTTGAAGACACAGTCAATACATCGAAATGGAAACAGCCAACGTcgataaaaaatcattataaataatatcaactaGAAAGGTGGCGTCTACAAGTGgcaaagaatttttctttttaatgacgAAAGTGGCAAAGAAGTTATCTTCACCAAGGCTAGacttcttgttttgttttttgtcaaAGGATAAAACACTTGCCTCATCAAAGACCTTTTATTTCAAACAGGGGATGAAAACGATCATATGGCCTGACAAGCTATGCCTTGGTCAATTTTTGCTTGCCCTAATGTATGTATTTATCACCCAACACAAATTCTGActtttttgagttttgaagagTTGTCTCTCATTCACTTTGCTGGTAAATtcgttttgttgttttttttttttaaaaaaaatagttattttacccTTTCATTAAAACTACAAAACTATAATCAATTccttatataaattatcaaattgccAATATGctctttatcaatttaaaagtttaacaCAATTATATTCCATTTTGAGTATACACTTGatatatacaattatttaatttaatgattttgaatttaaaacaaagtaacatctaatcaccTTCtgacttatataaatatatatttatttatgtactcagcATAAATAcgcataatattatttttaaaagtatgtcacttaaacttttaaaaaaaatttcaaactctaactaattttaaattattgcatTTTCTTAGTTCTTtgaagatataattattattttttaaatatattaaaattttacaaatttaaaaattctaaaaatttttttaacacccttaatattttcaaaaattataatttacctcgcaaagttttgaaaaaagaaagtagaaaaataaaaggaaaaataaaaaaaataaggaaaaaatatatatcattatgtgattgattattattatatttttaatttaaaattttttaattatattataagatatcattatttatacatataattttattgatgtagttaattaaaaagttagcattatgtaattataataagtaATTACCAATTTTCTAAGAATCTTATATAGTAACTATTTTatcaaagaaaatcaaatttcaatgcattaattaccatataaaaacaatttcttGCGCGTTTTAAGGTCAAAGCTTTGACTATTGATGtgataattatcattttattattaagtagaaAGGtgcaatatattattatataactttattacaaatttaatctagtatttatatattaatttgaaaattaactagattaatcaaataaatctagaaataataatatttttattatattataatattatattctctcatttcttttttatctgTAAGTTACTGTTAATTGTCCTTAAACTaatgaaaaccctaaattttatcactcaatatgtattttaagacctaaaagaaaaaaaagttagcCTAGAGTTTTTGGTTCAAAAATGGAGGAACacatttgataaataattgtaGTTTGGATGAATTGtaaatttctttcaaaatattaaatttaacatattaaatGGATTTAAgctattcaaaatatgtaaatattaattaaaaaagaatttttaataattaaatgaataataatgaatgataaataagaaaaatgttctTTATGTGTTTGTCATTtcttgtattttaaaattttaaaagtaaaaacaacTGTAGATCAGTTTAAATTGCAAAccaaatcataataaattatataattaaatactaatTGGAGGCCAAGTTAGTGAATTTGTGaattatttgtgtattattCGAGTTTTGGTATTATTCACGTATTAAACAcgttcaaaaaaatttttaaatccaaaatatattaaatacatattttacgTTTTTCCcatattaaacacaaattatacCCGTATGTTtgtcgtatttttgaattttttcctacacttaaaaaacaaaattgtctcttctatttttaattatttacaaaaatgtcactgtcatttgaaaaaaatccaacaacatttctttcttaattttcaactttaattttgcATTTCCTCCCCTATGGTTGTATAAAGATTCACTCGGACCTAACTCTGAAATTCAAGCtgattgatttatttgtttttctcaattgactgatatattacttattatacaaagaatttaattatttattatgttatattaggtttaatagttaattaaatactttacatttCAGTTGtgtattgattttcaataggaGATTCgtgaaaagtactaaaattattatgatattgtcttatttattatgatatgtcgtattaaactcatatatacgCGTTTCGTACTTTCCccgtataaaaattttagagatttttttataaacatatttttattattcgcCGTATTATACCCGTAACATTCACGTACCGTTTTTTTTCCGTTCTCGTATTTACTAAATAGGATTGGAGGTTCAAATTTCCtcataattgaatttttttaatatttgtaaaacataaatataatgatgaaaatctcacaaatatttttatttttttaataaccgaGGATCCATCCATGTTGGTTGAATGGGTAAACTCATAACATAATGATCAGGCTCATAActattatactaaataagtcAGAGTTTtacaaacataacaaaaattcgAACACAAACTTTCTTCTTCAAAGTTTAATACTTTACtagttactttttaatttttttactgaattaaaaatatatgaattaaagaaaatatacacTCAGTTACTAATTTTTCCCAAAAGCTTGCTTGGGCTGTATCGTTCGGCCTCTGGTAATATCAAAAATTTACAATAAGCTTTTACAAATATTATGAGAAATTCATCTAGTTATTAATGTATTAAccacataaaattattatgtcacctgaaatatatttttaatattaattaattcacaaattttataagaatttcatccAGTTATTATGGTATTGATTAGATAAAATGAGTAGGTCAAAGAagatacatttaaaaataataatattattattgaagttGTTAAAGCTTTGACTAATGAGTTGATTACTGTTTCCAAATGTCAATTAGAaaggtaatattatatatttataatgagttATTACTGATTTCGTAAGAATTTTTTCTACGTATTATTATACTAAttccaattaaaattacaaaaaaaagagtaatataTTGAAGCGGTCaattttttgtcaattaataataaacagAGTCTTCcaatttattaaatgaaaaattctaATTGGCTTTCGCTACCAATATTCTGAGAATCTTATCCGGTTATTATCTtaccaaagaaaacaaaatttcaatgcCTTTGTTAGCCGGTTATTCTCTCCTTAGAAAAATTTGCCAGAGTTGATCAACCGAATGAGTGTCTAGTTATGATGCAAGCAATTAGACATGTGAGCAACATACAAAGACTAAATACACAGTCTACATTCAAGATGCTAGACGCATCGTCTatacacaaatcaaatcaaaatgcaAGTAAGTCTTTATACCCgaaatcaaaatgaatattcctaGTTCTAGAATTTGCTCAGTTGTCTTCAATCTTTATCTCCTATATTCTAAACTCTTATAATCCCTAAATAATGCAATCAACAATTGTCATTATTCAATTACCTTTTCCTCCAttactataaatataagattgtGTAGAAGCAAACGAGGAACACTTGTTACATTGTAACTTTGTCAAAATTTCAGATTGAGAACTTAATAACATAACaatgaaaatatgttttcaaGTATAAGGTTAAACCtcttttaaaaaacttttcCATCATCCCTATTAACATAACAACTTGCATATGATCACACCCCTGGTCCCAGTTACCTCTCATTGATATGATTTTTTGCATCAACAATTTGATATTAGAAGTAGGGCCTCCCTGTAAAGCTCTCATAAATTTtccaacaaataattttttctttttggtcaaACCTTAGCAAAGAACTATCCTTATGCCCCTCGcgaaagaaaattaaaacatgcCCAACTAGTCAAGCTATTAAGTCACCATtgtgtttctctctctctctctctctctctctctctttttttataattaaaattatactaacCAAAAAGGAGCCACACAAAGAGCACACCACAGGACAACCCTCTAGGTTATGCTAAGGCAACTACAAGCCAGACCAAACAAACACTTTTCTAATCACCcacattaaaataaacacagGAATAAGAGAAAGCACAAAGAAACAAGTACATCAAGAAGAAACACTCCTTCTACAAAAATGCTATTAGGAAAACCCCAATTTGAACCTCAAAGATTAACAAAACTGGTGAAATATTAGAACTTCCAAGGTGAAGGCCTAAGTTCGAGTCTTTGCTATGCTTTTGAAACCTTCACTTATTTGGTGTAGTAGTTATGGGTTCGATCACTGTGTCATAGGTTTACTTGTCCAACAAATATGGGTGAGGTCtttggttataaaaaaaaaaaaaaaagccccaATTTTGAGCAAGGGCAACATTTTCATTAGAGATCTTGATGTTTGACAAAACGACAGTTTTTTCCCTAAcactttttttaatgtttgcaCGGGTAGTTTCCTTAGACACTCTTCCTCTGCCAAAGCAAATTTTGTTTCTCACCATCCAAATGTGGTAAACCGAAGCATCAAGGGAGAGCTTGCTTACTATGTTTTTCAAGTTATCCTTTTTCCACATCTTAACTTTGTCTTCAATTAATGAATTCCAAGGTTGAGGCACATTGACCCACAAGCAAAGGTTTAGGACGTCTTCCAAATGAAAAGACTAAACTCACACTTAAAAAAGAGAttgtccatatttttttttttacggtaattaaaattcattaacaaaaagagaggaacaaaataaaaagaaactttCCTAGGACAATTCCCCTAGGTAAAGATTAGAAACACAAAAACCAAAGCTAACAGGAAACAATGACACCCTGACATAAGAATACCAAGCCAAGAACAAAAGCTAAAATGGGCAACCAAGGACAAACCCTAAGGAAAAGCAAGAGCTaacaaaaaacccaaaaaaagaaaaaatcaacaaaaacaagCACATCCTAGATGCATCTTCAACGAGACATACTAACTATTTCCTCAAAAATGCATCTCAGTAAGCTCCATTTAACCACAAGCTCCATGTTTTTTTCTAGATCTTCTAACATTACTCAACAGAGTTGCTCTTTCCCTCACCACCTCTTTGATCTTAGCTTTAATTCTATCCATAGACATACTATTTCTTCCAAAACAACAACAATTCATTTCCATCCAAATGAAATACACCATGGCATAAAGGCTTAGCTTGCTTAAGATGTTTTACAAGCTTTCATCCTTTTAATACATAGTACAATGGTCTACATAATCACCCAAGGTTGTAGACTATACACTTTTTTACTCATACCCATGATACTTACCCAAATGTCATGGCTAAAATCATAAGAAAAGAAGATATGGTCCAAGTCCTCTTTATCTCTATTACAAAGGTTGTATTTGTCATCAATCAATGGGTCGAATTTTGCAATCCTATCCTTGGTCATTAATCTACCTTTGATGGTAAGCCAAGCTAAGAAAACATGTCTAGAAAAATGTTTCTTACCCCAAATGAGCTTGCTCCAATTCACTTCCTCTTTTCTATTACAAACTTCCTCCTAAATGGATCTTATCGAAAACTTTCCACAAGGGTTTGGTAACCACCACACTTTGTCCTTTCCAACATTCAAAGCATTGACTGGAGAAGCTTTTATATCAATAAGCTACAGGGAATTTGAAATTGGCCATCTCTATTGGTTAGAAGTTATCACTTCCTTCACTTCGACATTCAAAGCAAGGCCAAAATCATACACCACCCTTTTACCATACTTCTCAATTAACGGGCCATAAGGGTGCCAATGATCAAACCAAAGAAAATTACTATCGTCATCCTCTATAATCATCTTGCATTTAGGTTTCATATCATCTCTAAGTTTCCTAGCTTGATCTCTCATAAACTTTGATTTCTAAGCTTGTTGCTCTTAATCTAGTTTATCCACAAAGTGCCATTTGAAGGGGAAGGGATATTCCAAATATGCTTTAACATGGCTTCCCTATTCCAATCCTTGCTTCTAATTAACCTAAGGCATCTTTCTTCCTTCGGCACATAAATGTCTTCCTAAGAAAATCTAGCCTTCTTATTTCCCATGTTAACACCATCTCAaataaatgcccttaaataagAGTCAATCTCCTTAAAATCCTTTAAAGGTAGCATGAAGAGGAAAGACCAATAGATTTGTATGCTAAAAAGAATTACCTTATAAGAGTAAGTCTTTCGACATAGGATAAGAAGCGGCTTCTCCAAAAGATGATCCTATTAACAATCTTTTCCACAAGAGGTTTACAATTATAGGTGTTAAGCTTTCTTAAGCACAAAGGAACACCAAGTTATTTAAACAGGATGTCACCTTCCTTATACCCAAACGTGCATA belongs to Mangifera indica cultivar Alphonso chromosome 2, CATAS_Mindica_2.1, whole genome shotgun sequence and includes:
- the LOC123209796 gene encoding norbelladine synthase-like, which produces MHGLVAANTLVAASAASVWEIYGTLQVLTIINTYLPDVLGRVKVLEGDGHAGTILNVTLPAGTPGVGYMEEEITKVENKKRVKQTKSLKGGFIAMGFESYITTYKIIENNSTSSIIRSTIKYKIDHKLANLTSLVNTNLVETLAETVGKYLTGNLAPPPS